In Lagopus muta isolate bLagMut1 chromosome 6, bLagMut1 primary, whole genome shotgun sequence, one DNA window encodes the following:
- the HHIPL1 gene encoding HHIP-like protein 1, with amino-acid sequence MRALRGAALALLLAAALGPDAGRPHPQCLDFKPPFRPPRALAFCRRYGAFGCCDSRRDRALLQRFYRLSAHLDGPTYSACAGHLQDLLCQECSPYAAHLYDAEDPSTPVRTIPGLCQDYCQQVWQKCRSIFRYLSTDQELIALENNMAKFCRYLSLEDTDYCFPHLLANENLNQNLGLVTADAEGCLQLCLAEVANGLRNPVAMVHANDGTHRFFIAEQVGLVWAYLPDRSRLEKPFLNISEAVLTSPWEGDERGFLGIVFHPKFKFTGKVYVYYSVEVRYEERIRISEFRISSGDMNTVDHGSERIILEIEEPASNHNGGELLFGDDGYLYIFTGDGGMAGDPFGTFGNAQNKSALLGKVLRIDVNNNDRGPVYRIPPDNPFVDDPQARPEVYAYGVRNMWRCSFDRGEPDTKEGKGRLFCGDVGQNKYEEIDIVEKGKNYGWRAREGFSCYDKKLCVNSSLDDVLPIYAYPHKMGKSVTGGYVYRGCEFPNLNGLYIFGDFMSGRLMSLKEDHTTGEWQYSEICMGTGQTCMFPGLINNYYQYVISFAEDEAGELYFMSTGVPSATAPHGVVYKVVDTSRRAPPGKCQVEPLPVKVKSKLVKFVPKEKLIVKTPTPRPRLKTTTEAPRRGWPDPATSHTPALDRVDQAPVNRSVMLVPTTARSPKPGKRERKGQRRKKKPRNGAVRLDGGSRGRSWGRVEVYVDGEWGTVCDDGWSSAAAAVVCRQLGFPYVVRASKKAEFGEGTSLRILLDDVQCSGQEKTLLECAHAEVGTHNCSHEEDAGVVCSREEVADW; translated from the exons ATGCGGGCGCTGCGCGGGGCGGCGCTGGCGCTGCTGCTGGCGGCGGCGCTGGGCCCGGACGCGGGCCGGCCGCATCCGCAGTGCCTGGACTTCAAGCCGCCGTTCCGGCCGCCGCGGGCCCTCGCCTTCTGCCGGCGCTACGGCGCCTTCGGCTGCTGCGACTCGAGGCGCGACCGGGCGCTGCTCCAGCGCTTCTATCGCCTCAGCGCACACCTGGACGGGCCCACGTACTCCGCCTGCGCCGGGCACCTGCAGGACTTGCTCTGCCAG GAATGCTCTCCATATGCAGCTCACTTGTACGATGCTGAGGATCCCTCCACCCCTGTGCGGACCATACCAGGACTTTGCCAGGACTATTGTCAGCAAGTATGGCAAAAATGCCGGTCCATTTTTCGCTATCTCTCTACAGACCAGGAGTTAATTGCACTGGAGAACAACATGGCAAAATTCTGCCGCTACCTGTCCCTGGAGGACACGGATTACTGTTTCCCACACCTGCTGGCTAATGAGAACCTCAACCAAAACCTGGGGTTGGTGACGGCTGATGCAGAGggctgcctccagctctgcctcGCGGAGGTGGCCAACGGGCTGCGCAATCCCGTTGCAATGGTGCACGCCAACGATGGCACCCACCGCTTCTTCATCGCCGAGCAGGTTGGCCTGGTGTGGGCCTACCTCCCTGACCGGTCCAGGCTTGAAAAACCTTTTCTAAACATCAGTGAAGCCGTGCTTACCTCACCTTGGGAAGGAGACGAGAGAGGTTTTCTAGGTATTGTCTTCCATCCTAAATTCAAATTTACTGGTAAAGTGTATGTCTACTATTCAGTTGAAGTTCGTTATGAAGAGAGAATCCGAATCAGTGAGTTCAGAATTTCTTCTGGTGACATGAATACTGTGGACCATGGTTCTGAAAG GATAATTCTGGAAATAGAAGAACCAGCTTCCAACCATAATGGAGGAGAGCTGCTCTTTGGCGATGATGGTTATCTCTATATATTTACTGGAGATGGAGGCATGGCTGGAGATCCTTTTGGGACCTTTGGAAACGCCCAGAACAA atcagcactgctgggcaaAGTGCTGCGGATCGATGTGAACAACAATGACCGGGGGCCTGTGTACAGGATCCCCCCAGACAACCCCTTCGTTGATGACCCACAGGCTCGACCTGAGGTCTATGCCTACGGAGTGAGGAATATGTGGCGCTGCTCATTCGATAGGGGAGAGCCTGATACGAAGGAGGGGAAGGGGCGTCTCTTCTGTGGGGATGTAGGACAGAACAAATATGAAGAGATCGACATCGtagagaaggggaaaaactATGGCTGGAGGGCGAGGGAGGGATTCAGCTGTTATGATAAAAAGCTTTGCGTCAATTCTTCACTGG ATGATGTGCTTCCAATCTATGCATATCCACACAAAATGGGGAAATCTGTTACAGGAGGCTATGTCTATCGAGGCTGTGAGTTTCCAAACCTGAATGGCTTATACATATTTGGTGATTTTATGAGTGG ACGCCTGATGTCTTTGAAGGAGGATCATACTACTGGAGAGTGGCAGTACAGTGAAATCTGTATGGGGACAGGACAAACCTGCATGTTCCCCGGGCTCATCAATAACTATTACCAATACGTAATCTCTTTTGCTGAAGATGAAGCAG gagaACTTTACTTCATGTCTACTGGCGTACCAAGTGCCACGGCCCCACACGGAGTGGTGTACAAAGTGGTGGACACCTCCAG GAGAGCACCACCAGGAAAATGCCAAGTTGAGCCTCTGCCagtaaaagtaaaaagcaaGCTTGTAAAATTTGTGCCAAAGGAGA aacTCATTGTGAAGACACCAACACCACGTCCCCGACTAAAGACTACAACTGAAGCCCCGAGAAGAGGCTGGCCAGATCCTGCCACGTCCCACACACCAGCTCTAGACCGAGTGGACCAAGCCCCAGTGAACCGCAGCGTGATGCTGGTCCCCACCACAGCACGAAGCCCCAAgcctggaaaaagggaaaggaagggacaGCGCAGGAAGAAGAAACCCCGCAATGGGGCTGTGCGGCTGGATGGTGGCAGCCGTGGACGGAGCTGGGGCAGAGTAGAGGTCTATGTTGATGGAGAGTGGGGCACGGTGTGCGATGAtggctggagctcagcagccGCTGCTGTGGTGTGTCGTCAGCTGGGCTTTCCCTATGTGGTGCGGGCCAGCAAGAAGGCAGAATTTGGGGAAGGGACTTCGCTTCGTATTCTTCTGGATGATGTCCAGTGCTCTGGGCAGGAGAAGACACTGCTGGAGTGTGCCCACGCTGAGGTTGGTACGCACAATTGCTCCCACGAGGAGGATGCTGGTGTggtgtgcagcagggaggaggtggcGGACTGGTGA
- the LOC125695053 gene encoding cholesterol 24-hydroxylase, translating to MAVLGVLLLLALPLLLAAGLYCCYVWRVHAAYDHIPSAPRESFLLGHLPIFWRMMKKKEFLHDLFLQWSKKYGPIVRVNAFHRVSVLIFSPEGVKEFLMSPEYPKDRLIYGRIFNLFGVRFLGNGLVTDRDYEHWHKQRKVMDPAFSRSYLIGMMDTFNEKAEELMEKLEEKADGETECSMLTMMSRVTLDVIAKVAFGLELNALRDDRTPFPHAVTMIMKGMTEMRIPFVKYMPGKQKMIKEVRESIRLLRRVGKECIEKRREAIQSEKEMPTDILTQILKGDALEKTRDDENMLDNFITFFVAGHETTANQLSFTVMALSQHPEIMERVQAEVDEVLGAKRDIEYEDLGKLKYLSQVLKESMRLYPPVPGTVRWTGKETVIEGVRIPANTTLLFSTYVMGRMDRYFEDPLSFNPDRFSKDAPRPYYSYFPFSLGPRSCIGQVFAQMEAKVVMAKLLQRFEFQLVPGQSFKLLDTGTLRPLDGVMCKLKPRSSPKGFTV from the exons ATGGCGGTGCTGGGCGTGCTGCTGTTGCTGGcgctgccgctgctgctggcGGCAGGGCTGTACTGCTGCTACGTGTGGCGCGTCCATGCCGCGTACGACCACATCCCCAGCGCCCCGCGCGAGAG ctttttacTTGGACATCTGCCAATCTTTTGGAGaatgatgaagaaaaaggagTTTCTACATGATCTCTTTCTGCAGTG GTCAAAGAAATACGGACCTATTGTGCGGGTTAATGCATTTCACAGAGTCTCAGTACTGATTTTTAGTCCTGAAGGAGTGAAG GAGTTCTTGATGTCACCAGAGTACCCAAAGGACCGTCTGATATATGGCCGTATCTTCAACTTGTTTGGTGTGAG GTTTTTGGGGAATGGCTTGGTAACTGATCGTGACTatgagcactggcacaagcaGCGGAAGGTGATGGATCCAGCTTTCAGCAGAAG CTACCTGATTGGTATGATGGAcacttttaatgaaaaagcagaggagctgatggaGAAGCTAGAGGAAAAGGCAGATGGAGAGACAGAGTGTAGCATGCTGACGATGATGAGCCGGGTGACTTTGGATGTCATTGCAAAG GTGGCCTTTGGCTTGGAGTTGAATGCCTTAAGGGATGACCGGACGCCATTCCCACATGCTGTGACCATGATCATGAAAGGAATGACTGAGATGCGCATCCCTTTTGTGAAG TACAtgccaggaaagcagaaaatgataAAAGAGGTCCGGGAGAGCATACGGCTGCTGCGGCGTGTGGGCAAGGAGTGTATTGAGAAGAGgagggaagccatccagagtGAGAAGGAAATGCCAACAGATATTCTTACGCAGATACTGAAAGGAGATG CTCTGGAGAAAACTAGAGATGATGAAAACATGCTGGACAACTTTATCACTTTCTTTGTTGCGG GTCATGAAACCACTGCCAATCAGTTGTCGTTTACAGTAATGGCACTGTCTCAGCATCCTGAAATAATGGAAAG AGTACAAGCTGAAGTGGATGAAGTCCTTGGTGCTAAGAGGGACATTGAGTATGAGGATCTTGGCAAACTGAAGTACTTATCACAG GTTCTGAAGGAATCAATGCGTCTGTACCCACCTGTCCCAGGGACAGTGCGCTGGACAGGGAAGGAGACTGTCATTGAAGGTGTCAGGATTCCTGCAAACACAACGCTACTT TTCAGCACATATGTGATGGGGCGGATGGACAGGTACTTCGAGGATCCGCTCTCTTTCAATCCAGACCGATTTAGCAAAGATGCACCTAG gccATATTACTCCTATTTTCCATTCTCACTGGGACCCCGTTCCTGTATTGGGCAGGTGTTTGCACAG ATGGAGGCTAAAGTGGTGATGGCAAAATTGCTGCAGAGGTTTGAATTCCAGCTTGTACCAGGGCAGAGTTTTAAACTTTTGGACACAGGAACCCTTAGGCCACTAGATGGAGTAATGTGTAAGTTAAAGCCAAGGAGCTCTCCTAAGGGTTTCACCGTGTAA